The following proteins are encoded in a genomic region of Puniceicoccus vermicola:
- a CDS encoding LacI family DNA-binding transcriptional regulator, producing the protein MARLEQRIRIKDIAKSIGVSPMAVSLALRNQPGVSDKTRKRILSKATEMGYVADPAMTALSAYRTRRHSRKEFATIAILDNWPAVHDWAEFASASLLLDGARESCSKYGYQLEVFRTVKQSISDRRLSDILYSRGIRGLVIAPLCNPEKTLDVDWSKFSTITIEQPFSLPDFHYISPDYLWDISQVWRKLMERGYERIGLVLPHEAAERVQYHWAAAHMFEQQKNAPQSKRLPMLYLKDYEKKATFLKWLKQTKPDVVISKNEVIYRWLREDGYSIPNDIGYVSLTACDEPHINPAGITQNRRLMGKLLIDILHGFLMQQSSGIEAAKVGTTVQGTWTEGTTIRSL; encoded by the coding sequence ATGGCTCGTTTGGAGCAACGCATACGCATCAAAGATATAGCGAAAAGCATCGGGGTCAGCCCGATGGCAGTTTCGCTTGCCTTGAGAAATCAACCCGGTGTCTCAGACAAAACAAGGAAGAGGATCCTGTCCAAAGCGACGGAGATGGGATATGTCGCCGACCCAGCGATGACAGCGCTCTCCGCTTATCGAACACGGCGTCACTCGCGCAAGGAGTTTGCGACAATTGCCATTCTGGATAATTGGCCCGCAGTGCATGATTGGGCTGAATTCGCATCAGCCTCCCTTTTGTTGGATGGGGCTAGAGAGAGTTGCTCGAAATATGGCTATCAATTGGAAGTATTTCGGACGGTCAAACAGTCGATCAGTGACCGGCGACTATCTGATATTCTATATTCCCGGGGAATTCGGGGCTTGGTCATTGCACCACTATGTAATCCCGAGAAAACTCTGGACGTTGATTGGAGTAAGTTTTCAACCATTACGATTGAGCAACCGTTTTCACTTCCCGATTTTCACTATATTAGTCCGGATTATCTATGGGATATATCTCAGGTTTGGCGAAAATTGATGGAACGTGGTTATGAGCGGATCGGGCTGGTCTTACCGCACGAGGCCGCTGAGCGAGTGCAATACCATTGGGCCGCGGCTCATATGTTTGAACAGCAGAAGAATGCCCCGCAGTCGAAGCGACTGCCCATGCTGTATCTTAAGGATTACGAGAAGAAGGCAACGTTCCTTAAGTGGCTGAAGCAAACGAAACCGGATGTTGTTATTTCTAAAAATGAAGTGATTTATCGATGGCTTCGTGAAGACGGTTATTCGATTCCAAACGATATTGGCTACGTGAGTCTAACTGCATGTGATGAGCCGCATATCAATCCTGCCGGAATTACCCAAAATCGCCGGCTTATGGGAAAGTTATTGATTGATATTCTCCATGGTTTCCTCATGCAGCAATCCAGTGGGATCGAAGCGGCCAAGGTCGGCACAACGGTTCAAGGAACGTGGACTGAAGGCACTACAATTAGATCCCTTTAG
- a CDS encoding sugar-binding protein produces the protein MSTLRLFTILLLLLFRIQTLAAADQPYIEITQDGIQVELDGVETFNIEGPYIIDNAGGRIEGNFSIQNSKSALIQYPGGAEVEISLDAARAELHYQINEFPEVNYNGFRIAVLLPLFYGNGWSFVLGDDAPRLFPKKLEQARYQTMGESFSILSPNGSGVQFETTKGLQVLQDNRQYGWSRYQYTYELRQLKKGHEDEFTIELASVRATSDSDVAILDAFGQLKALDYSDKVQSVDELKSDIEADRQYYESYPELNRSVYGGDDAVRLEATGFFRVDEWQGRKVMVDPKGNLFFQLGVCGIQSHDDATFVTGREEIYDWLPSFNSEYKSAFFRQNPSNFSFYRANWIRKNEKEFNYLDWSREAIKRLRKIGFNSAGAWAEITDAYAEEEFPYSVMLNSFAFGELAKVPGLKATVFDPFAENVEANLRDAFRRYVAPEAENPLIIGYFLGNEANYQDIPRIVPALNGSHPAKVEMVKLLREKYATIDAFNKAWEPENDFQDFDSLLDVKLMPTTESAYRDMSAYLRHFLEAYFGTVTRLFREYDPNHLLLGDRLMPSTCSNRDVLEVSGKYMDVISVNYYTFGLDPNFLSRVHRLTGGRPLILSEWFFSASTQGAIGGREVDSQEERGMAYRHYVENAATLPYVVGQQWFTYLDQSLTGRFFQKLNGEAANTGLINVVDRPYKTLMQYAYQTHRDIYKVMMGEKAPYQFDDPRFIYDQRDRSKMVAAPHVPGKVQLDGLINDWPGVPGEPISSSRITYGVEDPEFFADFRVAWDEKYFYFFVHVNDTTPRQNAQPLHRSWDADCVEFFIGPASDEEVIARRLSDRQFMIHSNLAEAIVLPEGETREWGELVLVDDVNGKGYSIEMAVRWDYLNLRPEEGLELMFDVAVDDSTAGHRRVRQIIWNGDARASSDPSTWGRVKLVR, from the coding sequence ATGTCTACATTGAGACTATTTACGATCCTACTATTACTTCTATTTCGGATTCAGACTCTTGCGGCTGCAGATCAACCCTATATAGAGATAACGCAGGATGGCATTCAAGTTGAGTTAGATGGTGTAGAGACTTTCAACATTGAGGGTCCCTATATTATTGATAACGCCGGTGGGCGGATTGAAGGCAACTTTAGTATTCAGAACTCCAAATCAGCACTGATTCAATATCCAGGAGGCGCAGAAGTAGAAATTTCACTGGATGCAGCACGCGCGGAGCTTCACTATCAGATTAACGAATTCCCCGAGGTGAATTACAACGGGTTTCGCATCGCAGTTCTCCTGCCTTTATTTTATGGCAATGGCTGGTCATTTGTCTTGGGGGATGATGCACCCCGCTTGTTCCCGAAAAAGTTAGAGCAAGCGCGCTACCAAACCATGGGAGAGTCGTTTTCGATACTATCGCCGAACGGTAGTGGTGTGCAGTTTGAAACGACGAAAGGTTTACAGGTGTTACAAGACAATCGTCAGTATGGTTGGAGTCGTTATCAGTATACTTACGAATTAAGACAGCTCAAAAAGGGGCACGAGGACGAATTTACAATTGAATTGGCCTCGGTCCGCGCCACAAGCGATTCGGATGTCGCAATTTTGGATGCTTTTGGTCAATTGAAAGCATTAGACTATTCGGATAAGGTCCAATCTGTCGATGAATTGAAGTCCGACATCGAAGCTGACCGTCAATATTATGAATCCTACCCAGAGTTAAACCGCAGCGTATATGGAGGTGATGATGCGGTCCGTTTGGAAGCTACCGGTTTTTTTCGGGTGGATGAGTGGCAGGGGCGAAAAGTCATGGTCGATCCTAAAGGAAATCTGTTCTTTCAATTGGGTGTCTGCGGAATTCAATCACATGACGATGCAACCTTTGTTACCGGACGTGAAGAGATTTATGATTGGTTACCGTCATTCAATAGCGAATACAAATCGGCATTCTTTCGACAGAACCCATCGAATTTTTCATTTTATCGGGCTAATTGGATTCGTAAGAATGAAAAAGAATTCAATTATTTGGACTGGTCCAGAGAAGCGATAAAACGACTGCGAAAGATTGGTTTTAACAGCGCAGGTGCTTGGGCTGAGATCACCGATGCCTATGCCGAAGAAGAGTTTCCATATTCTGTGATGCTCAATTCCTTTGCTTTTGGTGAGCTGGCTAAAGTGCCGGGCTTAAAAGCGACTGTATTCGATCCATTCGCTGAAAATGTGGAGGCTAACTTAAGGGATGCTTTTCGTCGCTATGTTGCGCCGGAGGCAGAGAACCCCCTGATTATCGGTTATTTCCTCGGCAACGAGGCGAATTATCAGGATATCCCGAGGATCGTGCCGGCGCTGAATGGTTCCCACCCGGCCAAGGTAGAAATGGTGAAGCTACTGCGGGAAAAGTATGCAACCATCGATGCATTCAATAAGGCGTGGGAGCCAGAGAATGATTTTCAGGACTTCGACAGCTTACTGGATGTCAAGCTGATGCCAACAACGGAATCGGCTTACCGTGACATGTCCGCTTACTTGCGGCACTTTCTTGAAGCGTATTTTGGCACTGTGACTCGTCTCTTTCGGGAGTATGATCCGAACCACCTGTTACTCGGCGACCGGCTGATGCCCAGCACCTGTAGCAACCGTGATGTGCTCGAGGTGAGTGGAAAATATATGGATGTGATTAGTGTGAATTACTACACATTTGGTCTTGATCCTAATTTCCTGAGTCGTGTTCACCGACTGACCGGTGGGCGACCTCTGATCTTAAGTGAGTGGTTCTTCTCGGCATCGACTCAGGGAGCGATTGGAGGACGTGAGGTAGATAGTCAGGAGGAGCGTGGAATGGCCTATCGGCATTATGTTGAAAATGCAGCAACACTTCCTTATGTGGTTGGTCAGCAGTGGTTCACCTACTTAGACCAGTCTTTGACGGGGCGCTTTTTCCAAAAGCTGAACGGTGAAGCTGCCAACACAGGCTTAATCAATGTTGTTGATCGTCCTTACAAAACATTGATGCAGTATGCCTATCAGACTCACCGTGACATTTATAAGGTCATGATGGGAGAAAAAGCTCCCTATCAATTTGATGACCCTCGCTTTATCTATGATCAGCGGGATCGCAGCAAAATGGTGGCAGCACCCCACGTCCCAGGTAAAGTTCAACTGGATGGCTTGATCAATGATTGGCCCGGAGTCCCCGGAGAACCGATCAGTTCGAGCCGAATTACTTATGGGGTGGAAGATCCGGAATTCTTTGCTGATTTTCGGGTCGCTTGGGATGAAAAGTATTTCTACTTCTTTGTGCATGTAAATGATACTACGCCACGACAGAATGCTCAGCCGCTCCATCGTTCTTGGGATGCGGACTGTGTGGAATTTTTTATTGGTCCCGCCAGCGATGAGGAGGTGATAGCTCGTCGACTTTCTGATCGTCAGTTTATGATACATTCTAACTTAGCTGAAGCGATTGTTCTGCCTGAAGGGGAAACCCGAGAATGGGGTGAACTCGTCTTGGTCGATGACGTGAATGGAAAAGGGTATTCGATTGAAATGGCCGTTCGTTGGGACTATTTGAATCTGCGGCCGGAAGAAGGACTTGAGCTGATGTTCGATGTGGCGGTTGACGATAGCACTGCGGGGCATCGCCGCGTTCGACAAATTATTTGGAATGGTGATGCTCGAGCATCGAGTGACCCAAGCACTTGGGGGCGGGTTAAGCTAGTTCGATAG